A single region of the Streptomyces sp. NBC_01803 genome encodes:
- a CDS encoding lantibiotic dehydratase, with product MREAVEVASPALARQVAEILAQPQAHARRVRRAVLSVVSYLLRWQGRATPFGLFAGVAAVRLHDEPTVTWGENHRCTVRADARWLGALASRLERQPRVLERLPVIANSAAFVRGGRLVIPAQPPDGAEAVFAPLEVSVRLTRPVRAALEAARRPTPFGELAAALSDRFPAAQPEQITGLLAGLVSRHFLLTGLRAPTTVPDALGHLLAQLEAAGVDDWPEVANLLTELRTVRGELEDHGRVVMSAAGKIRAQVADRMRSVCDAVPQPLVVETRLDGRITLPEAVIREAEAAAGALLRLTAHPFGYPRWRDFHARFRQRYGPGAVVPVRDLVQTDAGLGLPAGFLGTPHGADFPPPLAERDARLLALVQQALIDGRQEITLTDTVISSLQVGDAGDVLAPPRVELAFQLHAPTVQALARGAFRLLVTAVPRPGASMAGRFAHLLPTADQRRLAASYAAPSTDGAITAQLSFPPRRQHSENVIRTGQLLPQVISLAEFREPNDGLIPLDDLAVTAGPSRLELVQISTGRRIEPRVTHALEAGRQTPPLARFLAEVTTARCAVYGGFDWGAAASLPYLPRLRYGKTVLAAARWLLTGADLPERSAGAAEWEKALETWRKRLRVPPSVVVCENELRLPLDMDHPVQRALLRARLERAGRVELREAPTLADLAWIGRAHELLVPLLHAGPRQRQAEPQAEGRPVVPGAGHVPGRAAWLYVQVFGHPGRQDEILTEHLPDLFDTWEGDVPTWWFQRHRQMTSPGTEQHLGLYLRLSGPGTYGAASAQVGAWAEDLREQGLVPHIQFATYQPETGRYGYDAAMEAAHAVFVADSAAALAQISFAISAGVPPEAVTAASLVDLVTSYAPAPAEGMAWLIDHLPQQHGPVDRRLRDAALELADLAGEWAALRARPDGKGVARAWAKRRAELGAYRQQLASQRDPWSLLPSLLHAHHVRTLGVAGDRARLTHHLARAAALRALHRAERR from the coding sequence GTGCGTGAGGCCGTTGAGGTGGCCAGCCCGGCCCTGGCCCGGCAGGTGGCGGAGATCCTGGCTCAGCCCCAGGCGCATGCTCGCCGGGTGCGGCGCGCCGTGCTGTCGGTGGTGTCCTACCTGCTGCGCTGGCAGGGTCGGGCGACGCCCTTCGGCCTGTTCGCCGGGGTGGCAGCGGTCCGGCTGCACGACGAGCCAACGGTGACCTGGGGAGAGAACCACCGCTGCACGGTACGGGCTGACGCGCGCTGGCTGGGTGCGCTCGCGAGTCGTCTGGAGCGGCAACCCCGTGTGCTGGAGCGACTTCCGGTCATCGCGAACAGCGCCGCGTTCGTCCGTGGCGGCCGACTGGTGATCCCCGCCCAGCCTCCGGATGGCGCCGAGGCGGTCTTCGCGCCGCTGGAGGTATCCGTTCGCCTGACCAGGCCTGTCCGGGCAGCTCTGGAGGCAGCCCGTCGGCCGACCCCGTTCGGGGAACTCGCCGCCGCTTTGTCCGACCGCTTCCCCGCCGCGCAGCCGGAGCAGATCACCGGGCTGCTGGCCGGGCTGGTCAGTCGGCACTTCTTGCTGACCGGCCTTCGCGCGCCGACGACCGTTCCGGATGCCTTGGGGCATCTCCTCGCTCAGCTTGAGGCGGCGGGTGTCGACGACTGGCCCGAGGTCGCCAATCTGCTGACGGAGTTGCGCACGGTGCGCGGCGAGCTGGAGGACCACGGGCGTGTTGTCATGTCCGCAGCCGGGAAGATTCGAGCCCAGGTGGCTGATCGGATGCGCTCGGTGTGCGACGCGGTGCCACAGCCGCTGGTGGTCGAGACAAGGCTGGACGGCCGGATCACCCTTCCCGAGGCCGTGATCCGTGAGGCCGAGGCCGCCGCCGGGGCGCTGCTTCGGCTGACGGCTCACCCCTTCGGCTATCCACGCTGGAGGGACTTCCATGCCCGGTTCCGGCAACGGTATGGGCCCGGTGCCGTGGTGCCTGTGCGCGACCTGGTACAGACCGATGCGGGGCTCGGCCTCCCCGCTGGCTTCCTCGGCACGCCCCACGGGGCGGACTTCCCACCCCCGCTGGCCGAACGCGACGCGAGACTCCTCGCCCTGGTGCAACAAGCCCTGATCGACGGACGCCAGGAGATCACACTCACCGACACAGTCATCAGCTCGCTCCAAGTAGGCGATGCGGGCGACGTGCTGGCTCCGCCGCGGGTCGAGTTGGCGTTCCAGCTCCACGCCCCGACGGTCCAAGCCCTGGCACGGGGCGCGTTCCGCCTGCTGGTCACTGCGGTCCCACGCCCCGGGGCCAGCATGGCCGGCCGGTTTGCCCACCTGCTCCCCACAGCCGATCAGCGCCGCCTGGCCGCCAGCTACGCTGCCCCGTCCACGGACGGCGCCATCACCGCGCAGTTGTCGTTTCCTCCCCGTAGGCAGCACAGCGAGAACGTGATCCGTACCGGGCAGCTATTGCCCCAGGTGATCTCTCTGGCGGAGTTCCGGGAACCCAACGACGGCCTGATACCGCTGGACGACCTGGCGGTCACGGCCGGCCCGAGCCGACTGGAGCTGGTACAGATCTCGACCGGCCGGCGCATCGAGCCTCGTGTGACGCACGCGTTGGAAGCAGGCCGCCAGACTCCGCCGCTGGCGCGATTCCTCGCGGAGGTGACCACCGCGCGCTGCGCGGTCTACGGCGGCTTCGACTGGGGAGCGGCTGCGAGCCTGCCCTACCTGCCCCGCCTGCGTTATGGGAAGACCGTACTCGCCGCGGCCCGCTGGCTGCTGACCGGCGCTGACTTGCCCGAGCGCAGCGCAGGCGCGGCGGAGTGGGAGAAGGCGCTGGAGACATGGCGGAAGCGCCTGCGCGTCCCGCCCTCCGTGGTGGTGTGCGAGAACGAGCTGCGTCTCCCGCTGGATATGGACCACCCAGTGCAGCGGGCACTGCTCCGCGCCCGCCTCGAACGCGCCGGCCGCGTCGAGCTGCGCGAAGCACCCACCCTCGCCGATCTCGCCTGGATCGGCCGCGCCCACGAACTCCTCGTCCCCTTGCTCCATGCCGGCCCGCGCCAGCGGCAGGCTGAACCACAGGCCGAGGGACGCCCAGTCGTGCCCGGTGCCGGGCACGTGCCAGGCCGGGCGGCCTGGCTGTACGTCCAGGTGTTTGGACACCCCGGTCGCCAGGACGAGATCCTCACCGAGCACCTGCCCGACTTGTTCGACACCTGGGAGGGCGACGTGCCGACGTGGTGGTTCCAGCGGCACCGGCAGATGACAAGCCCTGGCACCGAGCAACACCTTGGCCTGTACCTCCGTCTCTCGGGGCCCGGGACCTATGGGGCCGCCTCGGCCCAGGTTGGGGCGTGGGCCGAGGACCTACGTGAGCAGGGCCTGGTGCCGCACATCCAATTCGCCACCTACCAACCCGAGACCGGACGCTACGGCTACGACGCGGCGATGGAGGCCGCGCACGCGGTATTCGTGGCTGACTCCGCCGCCGCCCTGGCGCAGATTTCCTTCGCCATCAGTGCCGGTGTGCCTCCCGAGGCGGTGACCGCCGCCAGCCTGGTCGACCTGGTCACTTCCTACGCCCCGGCACCCGCAGAGGGCATGGCCTGGCTGATCGACCACCTGCCCCAGCAGCATGGTCCCGTGGACCGTCGGCTCCGAGACGCGGCGCTGGAACTGGCAGACCTCGCAGGCGAATGGGCAGCGCTGCGCGCCCGGCCCGATGGAAAGGGAGTGGCCAGGGCGTGGGCGAAACGCCGCGCAGAACTGGGGGCCTACCGCCAGCAGTTGGCCAGCCAGCGTGATCCCTGGTCCCTGCTGCCGTCCCTGCTCCATGCACACCACGTCCGTACCCTTGGTGTGGCGGGGGATCGCGCACGCCTTACCCACCACCTGGCCCGCGCCGCTGCCCTGCGCGCCCTGCACAGAGCGGAGCGGCGGTGA
- a CDS encoding FxLD family lanthipeptide codes for MTGKTAETTVVLDEEFTLDVRVVEAALPVAGLLLSTSDNCGQTCEKDACLSTVEDPSVAP; via the coding sequence ATGACAGGGAAGACAGCCGAAACCACCGTCGTGCTGGACGAGGAGTTCACGCTGGACGTGCGGGTGGTCGAAGCCGCACTGCCGGTTGCCGGCTTGCTGCTGAGCACGAGCGACAACTGCGGGCAGACCTGTGAGAAGGATGCCTGCCTGTCCACTGTCGAAGACCCCTCGGTGGCGCCGTAA
- the fxlM gene encoding methyltransferase, FxLD system — protein MTADPDSSPAQADAQREELVEKLVGELVKLGALRSGGVEAAIRAVPRHVFVPEVSLVQAYAAEDAPVVKRDEHGVTISSVSAVRIQALMLEQAGIRPGMRVLEIGSGGYNAALIAELVGAGGEVTTVDIDPDVVGRARRFLTEAGYPQVKVLLGDAEQGVVSEEPFDRIIVTAGAWDIPMAWLGQLAEGGRIVVPLRLRSLTRSIAFDREGDRLVSRSAEVTGFVPMQGAGAYQERLLLLRGKEIGLRFDDGWPANPDLLNGALATERVEAWSGVTIGRAVPYDTLQLWLATALDGYCRLSVDPDLDTGLVAPIFRRSNDAAVDGGNFAYLVARKVSETAYEFGAHAFGSDAATLAGAVAEQVRVWDRAHRTGPGPRVVACPADVPEERLPEGRVVTKRHMRFIISWPATGPSAVRGQDVGHHTTEKE, from the coding sequence ATGACTGCCGATCCCGACTCCAGTCCCGCCCAAGCCGACGCGCAACGGGAGGAGTTGGTCGAGAAGCTTGTTGGCGAGCTCGTGAAACTCGGCGCGCTCCGGTCGGGCGGGGTGGAGGCCGCAATCCGGGCGGTGCCGCGGCACGTGTTCGTTCCGGAGGTGTCGCTTGTTCAGGCGTATGCCGCCGAGGACGCCCCCGTCGTGAAGCGGGACGAGCACGGCGTCACCATCAGCTCGGTCTCCGCTGTGCGTATTCAGGCGCTGATGCTGGAACAGGCCGGGATCCGGCCCGGCATGCGGGTGCTGGAGATCGGTTCAGGGGGCTACAACGCTGCCCTGATCGCCGAGTTGGTCGGAGCGGGTGGCGAGGTCACGACGGTCGATATCGATCCGGACGTGGTCGGCCGGGCCCGGCGCTTTCTCACGGAGGCGGGCTATCCACAGGTGAAAGTCCTGCTCGGGGACGCGGAGCAGGGGGTGGTGTCGGAGGAGCCGTTCGACCGGATCATCGTCACCGCTGGTGCCTGGGACATCCCGATGGCCTGGCTGGGGCAGCTCGCCGAGGGCGGGCGGATCGTCGTTCCGCTGCGGTTGAGGAGCCTGACCCGTTCGATCGCCTTCGATCGGGAGGGCGATCGCCTGGTGAGCCGGTCAGCGGAAGTAACGGGCTTTGTTCCTATGCAGGGTGCCGGTGCCTACCAGGAGCGGCTGTTGTTGCTGCGTGGCAAGGAGATCGGTCTTCGGTTCGACGACGGATGGCCGGCGAATCCGGATCTGCTGAACGGCGCGCTCGCTACCGAGCGGGTGGAGGCGTGGTCAGGGGTGACCATCGGCCGCGCGGTTCCGTACGACACGCTGCAGCTATGGCTGGCCACCGCCCTGGACGGATACTGCCGGCTCTCGGTTGACCCCGACCTGGACACCGGCCTGGTCGCTCCGATCTTCCGCAGGTCCAACGACGCGGCGGTGGACGGCGGTAACTTCGCTTACCTCGTGGCACGGAAGGTGAGCGAGACGGCTTACGAGTTCGGAGCCCATGCCTTCGGGTCGGACGCCGCCACACTCGCCGGGGCCGTGGCCGAGCAAGTGCGCGTGTGGGACCGCGCGCACCGCACCGGCCCCGGTCCGCGCGTCGTTGCCTGCCCTGCCGATGTCCCGGAGGAGCGGCTGCCTGAGGGACGGGTGGTCACCAAGCGGCACATGCGCTTCATCATCTCCTGGCCCGCGACGGGGCCTTCTGCGGTCCGCGGCCAGGATGTCGGGCACCACACCACCGAGAAGGAGTGA
- a CDS encoding VWA domain-containing protein produces MVREAVVTPSPSSVGYPIWTAVHTTRDEDEQAMMEHAKAWCQALGADPSGPEPPPDPTGSRGELAEAISKVVATVEANEAMQAAVQARAEAVRAARQQTKAAQAAHARKAAETAQKVFRRPGRPYMPPTAPKKGSPDPSPVTGTRLPTGAEKAASGQLARALRAAAYRERTTTVTASAAPPGRLNMRQALVREAQKAAGVTPTATPWTHTVHRQSPTPPLRVGIAVDVSASMKAATGPIASAAWIVAKAASLTDPDSRSATVAYDRSVTAITVPGKAPNRVTTFTAEGRGHSLAEAIDALTAGVDLLQSGTGRLLVIASDGLYSPDETARAAQRITALTKAGCAVLWLAFAPDPWALPGTTLLELTDPAHAAAAIGKAAASALAATRT; encoded by the coding sequence GTGGTGCGCGAAGCCGTGGTGACGCCATCGCCTTCGTCTGTGGGGTATCCGATCTGGACGGCCGTCCACACCACCCGGGACGAAGACGAGCAGGCCATGATGGAACACGCGAAAGCGTGGTGCCAGGCGCTCGGTGCCGACCCCAGCGGTCCGGAACCGCCTCCGGACCCCACCGGCTCCAGGGGCGAGCTGGCCGAGGCGATCAGCAAGGTCGTCGCTACGGTGGAGGCGAACGAGGCCATGCAGGCCGCAGTCCAAGCCCGCGCCGAGGCCGTCCGCGCCGCCCGGCAGCAGACGAAGGCCGCTCAGGCCGCCCACGCACGTAAAGCAGCCGAGACCGCGCAGAAGGTGTTCAGACGGCCCGGGCGGCCCTACATGCCTCCGACGGCGCCCAAGAAGGGCAGCCCTGACCCCTCCCCAGTGACCGGTACGAGGCTGCCCACCGGCGCCGAGAAGGCGGCGTCCGGGCAACTGGCCAGGGCGCTGCGGGCGGCTGCCTACCGTGAACGCACCACCACCGTCACCGCCTCGGCTGCCCCGCCCGGACGCTTGAACATGCGCCAGGCCCTTGTCCGGGAAGCGCAGAAAGCGGCGGGTGTCACGCCGACCGCGACCCCGTGGACGCACACCGTGCACCGACAGAGCCCGACCCCGCCACTGCGCGTGGGAATCGCGGTCGACGTCTCCGCCTCGATGAAGGCGGCCACCGGGCCGATTGCCTCGGCCGCCTGGATCGTGGCCAAGGCCGCGTCACTGACCGACCCTGACTCGCGCAGCGCCACCGTTGCCTACGACCGGTCGGTGACCGCGATCACCGTGCCGGGCAAGGCACCGAACCGCGTCACGACCTTCACCGCCGAGGGGCGGGGGCATAGCCTCGCCGAGGCGATCGACGCCCTGACAGCGGGAGTCGACCTCCTTCAGTCCGGCACGGGTCGCTTGCTCGTCATCGCCTCGGACGGCCTCTACTCCCCGGACGAAACCGCCCGCGCGGCCCAGCGCATCACCGCCCTGACGAAAGCGGGGTGCGCGGTGCTGTGGCTCGCCTTCGCACCCGACCCGTGGGCACTGCCCGGCACCACTCTCCTGGAACTCACCGACCCGGCCCATGCCGCCGCCGCCATCGGCAAAGCGGCGGCCAGCGCCCTCGCCGCGACCCGCACCTGA